A stretch of Paludisphaera borealis DNA encodes these proteins:
- a CDS encoding sigma-54-dependent transcriptional regulator encodes MSHNTNPASILVADDDPQFLRIIEHHIRGWGWRVESVLDKTALLRRLGAGLPGLLLMDVRFGEHDGLEVLQQIQKRHAGLKVVLLTAFGSIENAVAAVRLGAVDYLTKPVDLARLRSVVEHVYDEPATAAPAPGRASPGVNGVARPILGESRAIRELRALTERAAASDCTVLVLGESGTGKELVARALHDLGPRRDGPFIPLNVAALPRELVESTLFGHAKGAFTGADRMQCGCCEAADGGTLFLDEIGEMEIGLQAKLLRFLQERTFQRVGQSELVRVDVRIVAATNRDPIEQVRRGLLREDLYYRLNVVPIVAPPLRDRREDVPILARCFIDRFAARSGRPGASLSDSALAALSEQAWPGNVRELENFVERLAVLYPGPVIDESAVRAELGKSFTAPARPAEPEPGVLRPIDQVEYQAIADALATSRGNVKDAAQQLGLGQATVYRKIKKYGISV; translated from the coding sequence ATGAGCCACAACACGAATCCGGCCTCGATCCTGGTCGCCGACGACGACCCCCAGTTCCTCCGGATCATCGAGCACCACATCCGAGGCTGGGGCTGGCGGGTCGAGAGCGTCCTCGACAAGACCGCCCTTTTGCGACGGCTCGGCGCGGGCCTCCCAGGGCTCTTGTTGATGGACGTGCGGTTCGGCGAGCACGACGGGCTGGAGGTCCTCCAGCAGATCCAGAAACGGCACGCTGGCCTGAAAGTCGTCTTGCTCACGGCGTTCGGCTCGATCGAGAACGCCGTCGCGGCGGTTCGACTGGGGGCCGTCGACTACCTGACGAAGCCCGTCGACCTGGCGCGGCTGCGAAGCGTGGTAGAGCACGTTTACGACGAACCGGCGACCGCCGCACCCGCGCCGGGTCGGGCGAGCCCCGGCGTGAACGGGGTCGCGCGGCCGATCCTCGGCGAGAGTCGGGCGATCCGCGAGCTGCGCGCCCTGACCGAGCGCGCGGCGGCCAGCGACTGCACGGTCCTCGTCCTGGGGGAGAGCGGCACGGGCAAGGAGCTGGTCGCCCGCGCCTTGCACGATCTGGGCCCGCGACGCGACGGCCCGTTCATTCCGCTCAACGTCGCGGCGCTGCCGCGCGAGCTGGTTGAAAGCACACTGTTCGGCCACGCCAAGGGGGCGTTCACCGGTGCCGATCGGATGCAGTGCGGCTGCTGCGAGGCCGCCGACGGGGGGACCCTGTTCCTCGACGAGATCGGCGAGATGGAGATCGGGCTCCAGGCGAAGCTGCTCCGGTTCCTCCAGGAGCGGACGTTCCAACGGGTCGGTCAGAGCGAGCTGGTCCGGGTCGACGTGCGGATCGTGGCGGCGACGAACCGCGACCCGATCGAGCAGGTGCGCCGGGGGTTGCTGCGCGAGGACCTGTACTACCGGCTCAACGTCGTGCCGATCGTCGCGCCGCCGCTGCGCGACCGTCGCGAGGATGTGCCGATCCTGGCTCGCTGCTTCATCGACCGGTTCGCCGCCCGGAGCGGCCGTCCCGGCGCGTCGCTCTCCGATTCGGCCCTCGCGGCGCTCTCCGAACAGGCATGGCCCGGCAACGTCCGCGAGCTTGAGAATTTCGTCGAGCGCCTCGCCGTGCTCTACCCGGGTCCGGTGATCGACGAGTCCGCCGTCCGCGCCGAGCTGGGCAAGAGCTTTACCGCCCCAGCCCGTCCGGCCGAACCCGAGCCGGGCGTACTGCGGCCGATCGACCAGGTCGAATACCAGGCGATCGCCGACGCGCTGGCGACCTCCCGGGGCAACGTCAAGGATGCCGCCCAGCAGCTCGGGCTGGGTCAGGCGACGGTCTACCGGAAGATCAAAAAGTACGGCATCAGCGTCTAG
- a CDS encoding ATP-binding protein, translating to MIELCRDAIRDPERLAVLRSTRLLDTEAEPAFDRLTRLAARVLHAPAALLAVVDADRQFLKSAFGLSAFDRGSPRPDFSRSFTEYIVRSGRPLVVRDATNHGALGYAPAWSEVQPIACLGVPLTAARCQVVGAFCVIDLQARAWTDTDLQTLQELADAATWEMRSRAEKAELIRTQRRSALQHATASILAEASTLDAAIAPILRTVGEFLDCEAAECWIIDGSGFRRSSRDWFSRESGRLYLKSSREANQAPRWIVTDSAGTVDLSGSEASAFGLSTAFVAPVESDGWRFGTLAFLGSESAVFDESLRPVLSDLGREIGRFAARRERDDEVHEFAALLDQSSEMIVFATSGGRIRHLNSAGRELAGYRGSIVPEDLRIGDLLPQYDVLAAASEPFSDRRWSGQTVLKRPRTGREIDVDASLFLVRDPVSARPLGMAAIVRDARARTRDEALLLGGKARLRGVLEASLDALVTLDHQGDVIEFNPAAERIFGVDADATLGRRFADLIAADDQRAAFEASLHAYIETRSSPSLGERREIEARRGDGTRFPAELTVAAVHLDGPPVFTASLRDISRQKQTEGELRRARDEALASSQAKAAFLANMSHEVRTPMSAVLGYADMLLDPALPAADRQAAIQAIRRNGSHLLQIINDILDLSKIEAGRMRLDPVACSPWQVALEVVSGLRVRGDERGIVLDVEASGPLPESATMDPTRVRQILVNLVGNAIKFSEPGGRVSLRLTARHGASSREGVLRLEVEDRGVGIPADQLEGIFTPFQQADSSSTRKFGGTGLGLSISRRLAEAMGGGIDVKSTLGEGSRFAVELPLRGVDPSRRWLAPSELSRRVASENEAVAEPIGGPLAGRVLLVEDSPDNQRVLLYHLNRMGVEVETAGDGRTGVDRALGGGFDLVLMDMQLPVLDGYGAAGELRRAGFEKPIIALTAHAMSEDRGRCLRSGCTEYLTKPVDVRRLYETLAQQLPIRASDSPPVVSRYADDSGLAALVRKFVASLPGKVARFRETVAANDLAEIESQAHQLRGVGTMYGFPAVTETCALVEAAVREGRDLDLIAELVEEFADLCERIGRGVDEPSPEGSLEIPLLSGPVPSVRS from the coding sequence ATGATCGAACTGTGCCGCGATGCGATCCGAGACCCGGAGCGTCTGGCCGTCCTGCGGTCGACGCGACTGCTCGACACCGAGGCGGAACCCGCCTTCGACCGCCTGACCCGCCTGGCGGCTCGGGTCCTCCACGCGCCCGCGGCCCTCCTCGCGGTCGTCGACGCCGACCGGCAGTTCCTCAAGAGCGCGTTCGGGCTGTCGGCCTTCGATCGCGGATCGCCTCGACCCGATTTCTCCCGCTCGTTCACGGAATACATCGTGCGTAGCGGGCGGCCTCTCGTGGTTCGCGACGCGACCAACCACGGCGCGCTCGGTTACGCTCCCGCGTGGTCCGAAGTCCAGCCGATCGCTTGCCTGGGCGTCCCGCTGACGGCCGCCCGGTGTCAAGTCGTGGGGGCGTTTTGCGTGATCGACCTCCAGGCCCGAGCCTGGACCGACACCGACCTCCAGACGCTTCAAGAACTGGCCGACGCGGCGACCTGGGAGATGAGGAGCCGGGCCGAGAAGGCCGAACTGATCCGCACGCAGCGACGATCGGCCTTGCAGCACGCCACCGCCTCGATCCTCGCCGAGGCTTCGACGCTCGACGCAGCCATCGCCCCGATCCTCCGAACCGTCGGGGAATTCCTCGACTGCGAGGCGGCCGAATGCTGGATCATCGACGGATCGGGCTTCAGGCGGTCGAGCCGCGACTGGTTCTCGCGGGAGTCGGGCCGGCTGTACCTGAAGAGTTCGAGGGAGGCGAACCAGGCCCCGCGTTGGATCGTGACCGACTCGGCTGGAACGGTCGACCTCAGTGGTTCGGAGGCGTCGGCCTTCGGCTTGTCGACGGCCTTCGTGGCGCCGGTCGAGAGCGACGGTTGGCGTTTCGGCACTCTGGCTTTCCTGGGAAGCGAGAGCGCCGTGTTCGACGAGTCGCTCCGGCCGGTCCTGTCGGACCTCGGCCGTGAGATCGGCCGGTTCGCCGCGCGGCGAGAGCGCGACGACGAGGTTCACGAGTTCGCCGCACTGCTCGATCAGAGCAGTGAGATGATCGTTTTCGCGACGTCTGGCGGGCGCATCCGCCATCTGAATTCCGCCGGCCGGGAGCTGGCGGGCTATCGCGGCTCGATCGTTCCCGAAGACTTGCGGATCGGCGATCTCTTGCCCCAGTACGACGTGCTCGCGGCGGCCAGTGAGCCGTTCTCGGATCGGCGCTGGTCGGGCCAGACCGTGTTGAAGCGTCCCCGGACCGGCCGGGAGATCGACGTCGACGCCAGCCTTTTCCTGGTCAGAGACCCGGTCTCGGCCCGGCCGCTCGGCATGGCGGCGATCGTCCGCGACGCTCGGGCGCGGACGCGCGACGAAGCGTTGCTGTTGGGAGGCAAGGCGCGGCTGCGCGGCGTGCTGGAGGCGTCGCTCGACGCCCTCGTCACGCTCGATCATCAGGGCGACGTCATCGAGTTCAACCCCGCCGCCGAGCGGATTTTCGGCGTTGACGCCGACGCCACGCTCGGCCGGCGGTTCGCCGATCTGATCGCGGCCGACGATCAGCGCGCGGCCTTCGAGGCGAGCCTTCACGCGTATATCGAAACCCGCTCGTCGCCGAGCCTCGGCGAGCGCCGCGAGATCGAAGCCCGGCGCGGCGACGGCACGCGGTTCCCCGCCGAGCTGACCGTCGCCGCCGTCCATCTCGACGGCCCGCCCGTCTTCACCGCCTCGCTCCGCGACATCAGCCGCCAGAAGCAGACCGAGGGGGAGCTGCGCCGGGCGCGCGATGAGGCGTTGGCGTCGAGCCAGGCGAAGGCCGCGTTTCTGGCCAACATGAGCCATGAAGTCCGGACGCCGATGAGCGCGGTCCTGGGTTACGCCGACATGCTTCTCGATCCGGCGCTGCCCGCCGCCGACCGCCAGGCGGCGATCCAGGCGATCCGCCGCAACGGCTCGCACCTGTTGCAGATCATCAACGACATCCTCGACCTCTCGAAGATCGAGGCCGGCCGGATGCGGCTCGACCCGGTCGCGTGTTCCCCCTGGCAGGTCGCTCTCGAAGTCGTATCCGGCCTGCGCGTTCGAGGCGACGAGCGGGGGATCGTTCTCGACGTCGAAGCGTCCGGCCCCTTGCCCGAGTCGGCGACGATGGACCCGACTCGGGTACGCCAGATCCTCGTGAACCTCGTCGGCAACGCCATCAAGTTCTCGGAGCCCGGGGGCCGGGTGAGTCTTCGCCTGACGGCCCGGCATGGGGCGTCGAGTCGAGAGGGGGTATTGCGGTTGGAGGTCGAGGACCGCGGCGTCGGCATACCGGCCGACCAGCTCGAAGGGATCTTCACGCCGTTCCAGCAGGCCGATTCGTCGTCGACCCGGAAGTTCGGCGGCACGGGTTTGGGCCTCAGCATCAGCCGTCGGTTGGCCGAGGCGATGGGGGGAGGAATCGACGTCAAGAGCACTCTCGGCGAGGGAAGCCGGTTCGCGGTCGAACTGCCGCTCCGGGGCGTCGATCCGTCGCGCCGCTGGCTCGCCCCAAGTGAGCTGTCGCGCCGCGTGGCCAGCGAGAACGAGGCCGTCGCCGAACCGATCGGCGGGCCTCTCGCCGGGCGAGTCCTGCTGGTCGAGGACAGTCCTGACAACCAACGTGTGCTTCTCTATCACTTGAACCGGATGGGCGTCGAGGTGGAAACGGCCGGCGACGGCCGGACGGGAGTCGATCGGGCGCTCGGCGGCGGATTCGACCTCGTGCTGATGGACATGCAGTTGCCCGTCCTCGACGGCTACGGCGCGGCCGGCGAGCTGCGCCGGGCGGGCTTCGAGAAGCCCATCATCGCCTTGACCGCTCACGCCATGTCCGAGGACCGCGGCCGTTGCCTGCGGTCGGGTTGCACCGAGTATTTGACCAAGCCCGTCGACGTCCGCCGCCTCTACGAGACCCTGGCCCAGCAGCTTCCGATCCGGGCGTCCGATTCGCCCCCTGTCGTTTCCCGGTACGCGGACGACTCGGGCCTGGCGGCCCTGGTCCGGAAGTTCGTCGCCAGCTTGCCGGGCAAGGTCGCGAGGTTTCGTGAGACGGTCGCAGCGAACGACCTGGCCGAGATCGAATCGCAGGCGCACCAGCTCCGGGGCGTCGGGACCATGTACGGCTTCCCGGCCGTCACCGAGACCTGCGCGCTCGTGGAAGCGGCGGTGCGGGAAGGCCGCGACCTCGACCTGATCGCCGAACTGGTCGAGGAGTTCGCCGACCTTTGCGAGCGGATCGGGCGAGGCGTCGACGAGCCGAGTCCGGAGGGGTCGCTGGAAATCCCCCTTTTGTCCGGCCCGGTCCCTTCGGTACGCTCCTGA
- a CDS encoding amidohydrolase: protein MRPLRWNRRRTLTAAFLTLSVSGVGPGTLRGQEQATPADLIVIAGRIWTGDSAKPWAEALAARAGAIVAVGTRDEVLRWKGAATRLVEAPGGLATPGLVDAHGHIESLGGGLENLDLRGAASLEEVARKVKERGDSLPADAWITGSNWDQSLWPGGSFPTSAVLDAVAPNRPVWLTRVDGHAGWANAAALRRAGVVKATQPPSDGQIHRDPSGEPTGVFIDGAMSLIGRVVPPPTPADVERRILAAQKKIVAQGLTGVHDAGVSAREADVFRRLDRSGRLALRVYAMAMPPAGEEVQTVSRPPVKEPEGSRFEMRAIKLFIDGAMGSRGALLFEPYHDDPGNKGLLLIDPQVLEETTVAALRNGWQVATHAIGDRANSLVLDAYEAALKAVPQAVSPRLRIEHAQVVRKQDVGRFSSLGVIASMQPSHASDDMRWADARLGPGRVDGAYAWRWFLDAKVPLAFGSDFPVEVVSPFWGLYAAMTRQDSDGQPKDGWHPDQRLSLDEALRAFTAGAAYGAFAEGLRGVLKPGMHADITIFDRDLFREPPSRVLAGQVLYTIINGSVVFDAKRP from the coding sequence ATGAGGCCGTTGCGCTGGAATCGCCGTCGTACGTTGACCGCCGCGTTTCTGACGCTCTCGGTATCGGGTGTTGGGCCTGGGACGCTTCGTGGCCAGGAGCAAGCGACGCCGGCCGATCTGATCGTGATCGCGGGCCGGATCTGGACCGGAGACTCCGCGAAACCCTGGGCCGAGGCGCTCGCGGCCCGGGCCGGAGCGATCGTGGCCGTGGGGACGCGCGACGAAGTCCTCCGCTGGAAAGGGGCGGCGACCCGGCTCGTCGAAGCGCCGGGAGGACTGGCGACGCCGGGGCTGGTCGACGCCCACGGCCATATCGAATCGCTCGGCGGCGGTCTTGAAAACCTCGACCTTCGGGGCGCGGCGTCGCTTGAAGAGGTCGCTCGGAAGGTCAAGGAGCGGGGCGATTCGCTGCCGGCCGACGCCTGGATCACGGGAAGCAACTGGGATCAGAGCCTCTGGCCCGGCGGATCGTTCCCAACGTCGGCCGTCCTCGACGCGGTCGCGCCCAACCGGCCGGTCTGGCTGACGCGGGTCGACGGCCACGCGGGCTGGGCGAATGCCGCGGCGTTGCGGCGGGCGGGGGTCGTGAAGGCGACCCAGCCCCCTTCCGACGGCCAGATTCACCGCGACCCAAGCGGCGAGCCGACGGGCGTTTTCATCGACGGCGCCATGAGCTTGATCGGGCGCGTCGTGCCGCCGCCGACGCCGGCCGACGTCGAGCGGCGGATTCTCGCCGCCCAGAAAAAGATCGTCGCGCAGGGCCTGACCGGGGTTCACGACGCGGGCGTCTCGGCACGCGAGGCCGACGTCTTTCGCCGGCTCGACCGCTCGGGCCGGCTGGCGTTGCGGGTCTACGCGATGGCCATGCCGCCGGCCGGTGAGGAGGTCCAGACGGTCAGCCGGCCGCCGGTCAAGGAGCCGGAGGGCAGCCGGTTCGAGATGCGGGCGATCAAGCTGTTCATCGACGGCGCGATGGGCTCGCGCGGGGCCCTCCTGTTCGAGCCCTACCACGACGACCCCGGGAACAAGGGCCTGCTGCTCATCGATCCCCAGGTGCTCGAGGAGACGACCGTCGCGGCCTTGCGGAACGGTTGGCAGGTGGCGACCCACGCGATCGGCGACCGGGCCAACTCTCTGGTGCTCGACGCCTACGAAGCCGCCCTCAAGGCCGTGCCCCAGGCCGTGAGCCCTCGGCTGCGGATCGAGCACGCGCAGGTGGTCCGCAAGCAGGACGTCGGGCGGTTCTCGAGCCTCGGCGTGATCGCCTCGATGCAGCCCTCGCATGCAAGTGACGACATGCGATGGGCCGACGCCCGGCTCGGCCCGGGACGGGTGGACGGCGCCTACGCCTGGCGGTGGTTCCTGGACGCCAAGGTCCCGCTCGCCTTCGGCAGCGACTTCCCGGTCGAAGTCGTCAGCCCGTTCTGGGGCCTCTACGCGGCAATGACCCGGCAAGACTCCGACGGTCAACCGAAGGACGGCTGGCATCCCGACCAGCGGCTGTCGCTGGACGAGGCGCTCCGGGCCTTCACCGCCGGCGCGGCCTACGGGGCGTTCGCCGAGGGCCTCCGAGGCGTCCTGAAACCGGGCATGCACGCTGATATCACGATCTTCGATCGCGACCTGTTCCGCGAGCCCCCCTCGCGCGTGCTCGCGGGCCAGGTCCTCTACACGATCATCAACGGGTCGGTCGTCTTCGATGCGAAGCGGCCGTGA